DNA from Mucilaginibacter mallensis:
CCAACCCGGCGGTGTATTATGTGCAAAGCGATATCAGTTTCCCGCTGGAGCAAACGTTGCTGCCTGTGGCTAAAAGAAGTTTGGTAAAGTATATTATGAAGGCGGCGTGATTATGGTGTTGTAGGTTGTGAGTTGAAGGTTGTAAGTAAACTCCTTCCTACCTATAACTTACAACACACACAACAATTTTCTTAATTCCCTTTATTCAAAACCAATCCCTGTTCAGGTATCCATTTATCATATTCAATAGTTTGGGCAATGCTTTTGGCATAATCACGGCCACGGAGCTTTTCAACCAGGTGAAGTGCACCATCAATCCCGGCTGAGATACCTGCAGTGGTAATTATGTTCCCATTATCAACAAAACGGGTATTGGCTAATACTTTTGTGTTGGGAAACGCCTTTTGCAGGTTATCAATCTGTAAGAAATAGGTGGTAGCGGTCATATTATCAAGTATGCCGGCCTTGCCTAAAATATAGGCGCCTGTACAAACGGACAGGAAGTAAGATGCTGTTGTCCTTTGCGCGCGTATCCATGAGATCACAGCTGTATCTGCTACTGTTGCCGCAAAACTGCCGCCAAATACCACCAATACATCAGCCTTTGGGGCATCCTTTATGCTGTATTGAGGGATAAATGACAAGCCATTGGTATGCAGCTCACTTTTTGTTTTTGATACAGTTACTATGTGAAACCCTGCTGTGGTGAAAACTTCCATCGGCCCGGCAAAATCAAGGAGTTCAACCCCATCCTGGATATAAAAACAAACGGTAACAGGTTTTAAATTGAGCTGTTTTTTGAAATCGTTTAGTGACATACTGATCAATGTCATACCGCACATCGGGCATTTCCCGGCTTTATCAAAAGTCTGGTAATCACAACTGCCACAGGGCGGACAAACAAATACCGAATCAATGATAGTTGATTTTTGAGTTGTAGTTTGCGCGTGGGAAATAGTGTAACAGGTTAGTAGTAATATTATTACTAAATATCTTCTTTTCATAGCCGATGAAGTTATTTAGTAAATATAAAGAAAGCTCATTGATAATGAGGGCTTTTCTAAAAGTGTTATTGCAAGATATGGAGGAATTACGAATAGGATTAAATAATCGAATTGCTTGTGATGTATAACCGGTAAATGGGGCATGCTGATCCGCTGGTTAGCGGACAACATGCCCCATTTTTATTGAAATTATTATTTCTTACGCTTCCTCAACCTCTAACTTCTCACCAATCTGTTGCCTCCACATGGCGTAGTATAAGCCTTTTTGTGCGAGCAGATCAGCGTGCTTGCCTGATTCAATGATATGGCCTTTTTCCAGCACATATACCCTGTCGGCATGCATAATGGTTGATAAACGGTGAGCGATAAGTATGGTGATGTGGCCGCCTGATACAGATACGTCCTTTATAGTTTCGGTAATCTCTTCTTCCGTTAATGAGTCCAGTGAAGATGTTGCTTCATCAAACACCAAAATATCAGGTCTGCGTAACAAAGCACGCGCTATGGATAAACGTTGTTTTTCACCACCTGAAACCTTTACACCGCCTTCGCCAATAACGGTATCCAAACCTTTATCGGCCCTGGCCAGTAATGTTCTGCAAGCGGCTCTTTGTAAGGCATCCATACATTCCTCGTCAGTAGCCTCAGGGCGCACGAACAATAAATTCTCGCGGATAGTTCCCGAAAATAATTGGGTATCCTGAGTTACAAAGCCAATCTTTTCGCGTAATTGATCAAGGTCTATATCCTTACTTAATACATTATTGTATAAAATATCGCCTTCTAATGGCTGATATAAGCCTACCAGCAATTTTACCAGTGTGGTTTTACCTGATCCCGATGGGCCAACAAATGCTATCGTTTCACTATTATTAGCCTCAAAATCAATATGGTTAAGCGCGTTGCGGTTTGCGGTGAGGTGTTTAAAGCTCACGTTATCAAAAGTTAGCGTATTTACTTTTTCCAACAGCACAGGTTTCTCTGGTTTCTTGTCGATTGGCGTACTGGTTATACGGTCAAAATTAGCCAGTGAAACCTCGGCTTCGCGCCATGAAACGATCACGTTTCCAAGCTCCTGTAATGGATTGAATAGGAAGAATGAGTAGAATAATAAGCTTAAATATTGTCCCGCTGTTATGGTATGGTCGTATATCAGCAACAGTAATACCACCATCATCACGCTGCGTATAAAGTTAACGGTGGTGCCTTGTACAAAGCTCATGCTGCGCACATATTTCACCTTTTTAAGCTCAAGGCCGAGGATCTTATAGGTAGTATTATTTAAACGGCCTATCTCTTGCTTAACCAGACCCAAACTTTTTACCAGCTCGATGTTCCTTAATGATTCGGTTGTAGATCCGGCCAGCGCCGTAGTTTCAGACAGGATGCTCCTTTGTACTTTCTTGATCCTGCGGCTTAGCGAAGTACTTACAAAAGTGATAATAGGAATAGCTGCCAGATACACTAACGTTACCTTATAGCTTATGGATAGAGAGTAAATAATAACAAAGGTCATCCCGGTAAGGCTCACGAATAATATACCGATAAAGGCGGTAATAAATGCCTCGCTATCCAAACGTACCTTTTGCAATATGCCCAGTGTTTCGCCGCTGCGCTGATCTTCAAAAACCTGGTAGGGCAGTTCAAGCGAATGCTTTAAACCATCGGCATACATTTTGGCACCAACTTTTTGTGTGATGATATTGGTATAA
Protein-coding regions in this window:
- a CDS encoding DJ-1/PfpI family protein, whose amino-acid sequence is MKRRYLVIILLLTCYTISHAQTTTQKSTIIDSVFVCPPCGSCDYQTFDKAGKCPMCGMTLISMSLNDFKKQLNLKPVTVCFYIQDGVELLDFAGPMEVFTTAGFHIVTVSKTKSELHTNGLSFIPQYSIKDAPKADVLVVFGGSFAATVADTAVISWIRAQRTTASYFLSVCTGAYILGKAGILDNMTATTYFLQIDNLQKAFPNTKVLANTRFVDNGNIITTAGISAGIDGALHLVEKLRGRDYAKSIAQTIEYDKWIPEQGLVLNKGN
- a CDS encoding ABC transporter ATP-binding protein — translated: MKILLSYLKEYRGIIVFALFLAAMNIGFSLIDPYISGRILDKVINQSDKLAFSVYLAGTLKLVGMAIGVAMVSRIAKNFQDYYTNIITQKVGAKMYADGLKHSLELPYQVFEDQRSGETLGILQKVRLDSEAFITAFIGILFVSLTGMTFVIIYSLSISYKVTLVYLAAIPIITFVSTSLSRRIKKVQRSILSETTALAGSTTESLRNIELVKSLGLVKQEIGRLNNTTYKILGLELKKVKYVRSMSFVQGTTVNFIRSVMMVVLLLLIYDHTITAGQYLSLLFYSFFLFNPLQELGNVIVSWREAEVSLANFDRITSTPIDKKPEKPVLLEKVNTLTFDNVSFKHLTANRNALNHIDFEANNSETIAFVGPSGSGKTTLVKLLVGLYQPLEGDILYNNVLSKDIDLDQLREKIGFVTQDTQLFSGTIRENLLFVRPEATDEECMDALQRAACRTLLARADKGLDTVIGEGGVKVSGGEKQRLSIARALLRRPDILVFDEATSSLDSLTEEEITETIKDVSVSGGHITILIAHRLSTIMHADRVYVLEKGHIIESGKHADLLAQKGLYYAMWRQQIGEKLEVEEA